The genome window GTCAGGCCTAACTCCTGAAAGGCCGCACCCAGTCCCATTGTCTCATGTATTTGGGGGGAGAGGTCGCCTAACTGACCCATGCGAGACGTAAAATCAGCAATGACCGGACCTGTGGCCGAACCAGCTGCTCCTAATTCATTGATGGCTGAGCCGATCTGATTGATCGCTTCACCGGCTTCGAGGTCTTTTGTCTCTTTAAAGAGCTTCTGCAAGCCACCGAGCTTCGAGCTGACTTCTTCGGCTCCACCGGCGAACTCATCGCCCAGGGCGACGTTGGCCATATCGACCGATTTGATAAACCCTAACAACTCATTGTTGGCGATCCCCAACTGACCACCAATCTGGGCAATATCCATCAGGCTCTCTTTACTCGAGCGCGTGTCGATATTGTCTAACGCTTCCGATAACTGCTGTACTTCTTCCGTGCTCTGGCCTGTCGCCTTGGCAACACCAGCCATCATGTCGGATAGGGCCAGGGCCTTCTGAATACCATCCTGCACAAAGCCGAATGCCCGTTGGAGAAGTTCGGTCGCTCCGAAGGCCGCCAGAAAGCCGGTAGCTGTTGCTTTTGCCTTCTCCCAGAGAGTAGGCTGTTTCTCAATTTCTTCGTTTACACCACGGACGGTCTGGCGATGGGTTGCCAGGGCCGTGTTGACCTCCTGCATCTCAGCGGCCTTCTTGATGTACTCATCAGTGCCGGGCGTTAGCTCCTTAATTTCCCGGTTTAGCTGTCGATAGTAGTTCTCCAGCTGACGAACGGTCATGCCCGACACGCCCATTTCCTCCCGGACCAGCTTGATACTGGCTTCGAGTTCTTTTATGTCGGCTTTGCTTTGTGCCCATTCTTTGGTGCCCCGCTCAACGTTTTTTTGAGCTTCCTTGAGATCAATGAGCCTTTTCTCCAGTTCGCCCAACTCATTTATGACGGGCTTACCATCAAATTTGAGCGTAAATAAGGCTTCTTCTTTCAGTTGCATGCTGCTGGTGGATTATACCGACAGCGAAAGAATAGGCTAAACAGGGGAGTAGGTAGGACAAAAAGAAAGCCTTATGTACAGAGGGAAGCACTTAATCTGAATTCAATCCAAATCAGATAGAAAGTGAATAACTATGCAATTTGGCAATTTTAAAAAGTCAGAAAAGATATTGAAATGTATCGTTTTTAGCTGAGCCACAAATGTTTAAAAAAGTTTTTTTTGGCTCACTGTCAACAAGTTGTGGGGTTTAAAGCAACAAAGCCCTTGCACGTCGAATGCAAGAGCTTTATCTTAGTTGCTGTGAAAACAAATTCACCCCGTTCTGGAGCTCGCAACTCCAAATGGGCAGTTGATTTGGTGGTTCGACTGTTGACCGCGATTACAGCATTTATAACAGCGCTCGCAACGTTGTTAAACTCTTGTAATCATTAACCACCTCAAAACCCGGTATTAGCAATGCCGGGTTTTATTTTGTCTTCGGTTGATGACAAAGATAATCAAAGATAATCAAAGGCAAACGAATGACAAACGAATGGTAAGCAAATGGCAAACGAATGGTAAACAAATGACAAACGAATGGTAAACAAATGACAAACGAATGGTAAACAAATGACAAACGAATGATAAGCAAATGACAGACAATTACAAAAACTGCGCTTTCATTACCTTCAAAATCGGTTCTGGCATTGACCCCAGTAGTTTATAACCTGTTTCATAGATCAATTTCCCGCGCGTTGGGTTGTAGAACGCATTTCGATTTTTGCCGAGTTTTACCCCCTTGTTGAGTCTGTTGATGGCGATCCCCCAGGCAATGCGGTTAATAGCCCTCGTGTCTGGAATGTGCAGCACCCGGTATTTGGCACCCAACAGGTAGCCAGGCACGTATTTGAATTTATCCAGCCCAATGTCGCGCACGTATTCTTCCATCACCTCCACCGGGGGCAACTTGCCATAAAGCAGATTACGCATATCCTTGAACCGACCATAGCCCGCGAAGCCAATGCTGAATTCGGCGTACAGATCACGCGCCACCACCACCGATTGATGACGTAGCGAGTTCAGTAGTTCGCCAGATAATACGTAGCCAGCGGCCTGCAACTTGCGTTGCATGACTACAGTGGCTTCGGCGACAATGTTGCCGATCACGTCCGTAGCTACTTCTTTAAACTGTTCTTCTGAAAGTGTAACAGCGAATCCCATACTGCTTACAGATCAAGAAGTTGAACATACAATTTATCCATACTAGCCACGGTCAATGAACTGCCATTCGTTTTGGTGAACAAACCATGATATTCATAACCATCCGGATTGAAGACAAACGTTTTATCCAGGTACAAATCGCCGTTCCGAAACAAACGTAACCGAGCCGAAGCGCCAGCGGTGCCGGTGGTGAATAGTCGCCACTGGTCGGGGTTGAAATCAGTCGAAGGAAAGTTCAGGTCATTACTGCCCGTCGGATAGATGAACGAGCCGCCCTGTCCCTGCATCGTCCAGGCATTGCCCATGTAGGGAGCGCCACTGGTCTCGATACCTAACCGGCTGGGTGAATTGCCCCGGTAGTGCCAGTGATTAACGGGGACATTGTAGCTGTAGCCAGCCGGGTTAGCCAGGCACGAGCCGTATTGATTGGCATACGCCTGGGTGTCCATCACTTTCAGGGCCTGATCGATGCGACTCTGTAGCTGCGCTGCTGTTTCGGCTCCGTATATACCCGCAGGTATTGTTAATAGGGCGACAGTTGCATCCTGATCGGCACCACAGTTGTTTCGTTTATAGCTGCCCGCCTGCTGAACGGCACTGTTGACGAAGGGCGTTGTGGTGCAGGCCGACGACAGAACCGCTGGGGTGTAGCCTTCCGTACCGGCGACGTTGGCTTTGCTGCGGAGCGGTTTGACCAGGCTACCGTCGTCAGCGTAGCGCAGCTCCAGCTTGGCCGCACCCAGGTAGCCGGTGCGTAGCCCGTTACTGTCGATCAGACAGAAGGGGTTGGTCGGGAGCCAGCGCGTAGGCCGGGCGGGTGCGGTAGGTGGACTGGGCAAATTGGAGTAAGCGACCTCGTTTTTGGCGTACCGAAACGTCAGCACCCGCCCGGCCAGATCTTCATCGTCCGATCGCAGGGCCAGTACCGTATCTGCCGAGTCGGGTAGAGAAAGGGCCACAAACCCTTCCTGCGTGACGACGAACAGATCCTCGCTCAGAACCAACTCGGTCAGATAATCGAGCTGATCCCCATCCCGCAGACCCGTGGCGACCGTTAGGGTACGCTCGGCGATCCGGTTCTTTTTAAACAGTTCGGCAGTGGTCGGCAGATACGAAGGATCGAGCGCGCGCTGTCCATCCGTGCCTGATACGGCTAGGGTGCGAGAGGTCTGCCCCGTACAGCGTAGGGTATCATACCCACCCAGCGAGTTGCGAAACAGCAAATACACAACATTGGCGTCAAAATCCCGATTGACATAGTAGGTCCGCACTTCGCTGAGTCGCTGGTTAGACTCGTTCGCCATCCAGACCGAATACGCATGCACGACTCTGCCGGTAGCGGCTTCGCGCTCGGGCAGACCCAGCGCCACAAAGCCGACGGGAATTCCATAGACCACATACTGGCTGACCGTGGTCATGCGCTGTGCCGTAATCGTTTCTGTACTGGCATCATCATAAACGATATCGATGCGCAGACGCAACTCAGCCGGTTTGGGGGTGAAGTTGACCAGGTAGTACAAAAATTCGGGCTGCACCGTATCGACCCATTTCTCACTGGGCTGCCAGGTGAGAAACTGACGCGATTGCGCCAGAAACGTCGTAAAGAACTGATCACGCCAGCCGGCGAACTGCTCGACCGACAGGGCACCTTTAATGGCATATTCGAGGGCCAGCGTTTTGTCGGTACCGGCGACGGGTACACCATCCTGTTCCACCCAGGTCCGCGTCAGGTAAGGGGTAATCATATCCCCGCAGGTGACAATCCCCGTTTGCCCGACTACCGGTGCGGTTGATCGTAAAAAGTCGTCGATGAATACGCCCACATCAAAGCTCGCTCCGGGATAGATGGTAGCGCCCAGTTCCGTGCGCGGGGGAAACTCCCGGCCCGGCAGGGTAATCAGCTCATCGTAGTCGCCTGAACCATACGTTTTGGGCTTTTTGAGCGTCAGGTAGTAGGCCAGACCAGCCCGGTTTGGCGAGTCGGCTACGGCGTCGATGGTGTAGGCCATCGGGTTGCGGGAAAATCGAAGGGGCAAAAAAGTAAGCGGGGCAAGTGCGTCCATTTACGAATACAAAAGATGGTTGGCAGAAATCTTGACGTCAATATCTAGGTAGTGGCCTTCCAGATTGACGTTGGCCAGCATGCCGATCGGGAAAATGCGCTCAGACGGTTCGATGGTAAATTCGTAGGCAGAAACGCCCGGCTCTACGGTATCCGCGCTGGCATCAGCCTGTAGCTGGATGGTTCCCAGCATCGACAGCAGCACTTTCATGGTCCTGTCGCGGGTTTGCAGGCCGGCGCGGGCGCTGGTGTCTTCGGGCTTCTCGGCTACGGTGAGCGAACAGAAGAACGTTAGTTGCTCTAATCCCGAATGATTATTTTTTCGGTGCATTTCGGCCACCTGAAAAAAGGCAGTCGTACCCCCATAATTGTCGTTGTAGTAGGCACTTATTTCGTCCACGGCTTTCTCGGCGTTTGATAACGGCAGGAAAACGGCAATGCCCTCGGTACCGGTGGCGATCTGTTCAAAGAAAGCCGTTAGGCTCAGTAGGTCGGTGATCATGACGGTTGTTGTTTTTTGGCGTTTTCTTCGGCATCCTGCGCATCGAGCAGATCATCGAGCATACTGGCAAACAGCAAGTGGGCGGGGGTTTGACACACCTTATCGAAATCGCCAAAGTGAGATTCCTTCGCTACGTTTTTCAGCAGCATGACCCAACCCCGACCATCGCCGTAGCGCGGTTGCCGATCGGAGCCGAACAACTCCCCGTACTGCTCCAGAAACTGGTTATTCATCCGCTCAAAATAATCCAGTACAACCAGCTTCAGGCTGACATCGAGGCTAGCCAGGTCTTTGGCTCTGGCCACCATGCGGGACTCGTTGAAGGGTTCGCGCACGTCGCCATTCCAGTTATTCGATTTCTGAAACTTCCGCCAGTCTGCGCGACGTGGCCGGCATAGGGTAGCAATCAGCTGGTCGAGGGCTTCGGGGGTCGGTTCTTGTGGATTGGCAAAGTTCAGGTAGGCCATGTTGGCGAAGCTTAACTCGACCGCAGTCGTATCGGCAAACCCATCTGCCGGCAGATGGAAATTCACCGCACGGCGGCCCGGCCCTTTGTGAACAAATGAGCTAACTGGGGGCTTGCCTTCGGGCTTGGTCGTAAACAGCCAGCCGAACTGACTACGCAGTTGACCCCACTGCCAGTGGGCGAGTTGCAGGTTAGCCCACACTTTAGGACTCATGCCCAGCCAGGCCCGGCAGGCAGCTGCTTCATTGTCGAGCGTTTCAAACGAACCGTCCGCTTTCAGGCGGGGGCACATAATCAATTCTTTATATTGATCAGGCGTCAACTCTGACCAGTTTTCAGCGACCCGGTAGGTCTTGCTACCAAACTCAATTGTTTTCATGACGGTGTTTATCTAGGCCAAGTTCTTTACGCATTTCGTCGCGGTTCTCCAACCGGTGTACCCGGCGATCTACATCATCGATCTTCTTCAGCCGTTCTTGGACATACTGCCAAGCAAAAGCGGCCAGGCCGAACGAAACGACCTGGCCGGCTAGGGTGGTAATGATGTTGGTTACAGTCGGGGTCATCAGGTCAGTGCTTTGAGCGTTTGAAAAGCCAAAGCTAGTTTGCCCCGATACGCCGGGTTAGGACAAAACCGGCGACAGATATGGTCAACGTATGCCTGTCTGGATTGCAGATTATACTTGGCGATAACCTGTTTTTCATAGGCTCCATAATCCGCCAGTGAGCTGGACTTGCGCCGATACAGACAATAGCCAGTAGGGGATAGGCTCTCGTAGAAACCGCGCCCGTTCTTCTTCATGCCGAATAGGTTATGACCTTCACTGGGTCGATACCAGTAACCCGTTTCAACCGCACTAATGGCGAACGCCACGTCAGGATAAACATAACCCTGACGGCTGATCAGCTGCCAGTAGTTCAGATGAGTTTCAGTTTCACGACCACGTACAACACGGCGGCTCCCCGAACCAGCCAGTTCTCCAGTCGAGCCGAGCGCAGTTTCTTCCGCGTGTCGTCCAGTTGGGATTGGACAGTCGTGACCCGGTTCTTTTCCTGCTGATGGCCTTCGTTGAGTTGTTTGATCGTTCGTCCCTGACTCGTCAGCGCCTGCCGTTGCTGAGCTAGTAGGGTGTCCTGAGACTGTACTTTTCCGATCAGCATGATCAACTCGGCTTTGTCCCTGAGCACCTGACGCGCTCCGGCTTCGGTGAGTCGAATCGGCTTGGGGTCGAGCCGCTTTAGGGAGTCCGTTGTACATCCGGTCGATTTCGTGCTGTAAAGCATCGCCAGACAGAGAATCAATCTGGCGGAAACGCGCCAGGCGTTTTTTATCCAATTTGCGTAACCGTTCTTCATGGGCCTGCTCCTGTAAATACAGATTTAGATTTAGTTTGCCCTGCCCTTCCAGCGTTTTGTAATACGTGGTCGAGTCGAGCGCCCATACTTTGGGCTGGTTAAACTGCTTATTGATCAGATGGACATTCAGCAGGCCCATCAGGATCTGTGCTATAATGGCTAAGCCCATCAACCACAGCGGGACTTGTAGACGTTTGTTCATTACACTTCGGGGATTAGGCGCACAATGTGACGCACGTAGTTTTTAGGGCGGGGAATGTTGACGTAGACGCCCTGTATGGAGTTGCCAGCAGTCGTATTGCCACCAACGGCATAGAACACCCGAATACGGGGATCGAGCGGCCAGTTGGTCACAAACTCGACGTGGCTCCAGGTGCGGTAGGTGACTACATCGCCCGGTATGGCATGAGAGCCAGCGGGTAGGTGCAGTTTCTTCATCGCATTGTAGGCCGCCACCGCTGCCAGATTCGACCCTTTGGGCGTCTGAATGGCGCATTGTTTCAACACCCAGCCCACAAAGGCACCGCACCAGGGCTTGGCACTGGCGGCCACACGTTCCGGATGCGGCCAGCCAATAGCTTTGAAATAAGCGTCAATCTGCGGGTGGTCATTGCGGTTCGACTTCTCCTTCACGTGGGCCTGTGAACTGGCCGTTTCCAGCACACAGACCCGTTTTTGATGGAGGCTGTCTACGCCGGGCGTCGCTACGCGTACAGTGCCTGGTAGAAACTGGCAAACAGCTGCATGAACGTGTAGAACAAGCCCAGCAAGAAGAGCAATACGGCCCAGGCGGGCGATTCGTTGATTAAGGATTCCAGCGATCGCTCGGAATCGATTCGATTGTGCCATATACGATAGAATTGAGGGAATGCAACACGGATGAAAAAGACACTGACCAGGAACGTTAGAAAGGTCAGCGTGAAGGAGAGCAGGGCGCGAACCGGTGCATTCGCCATCATGGATTGACCCATTGCGTTGTTGGGGTCGGCAGAAAGCGGAGCACCAAGCCAGTAAGTCAGCACCACAAAGCCCAGAAACAGACCCACAATGATTTGAATGGCCTTATTGGTCGATAGCGGTTTTAAGGGAGTCAGTACTTTTGAGGCTTCCGGAGCGGGTTCATTTAGGTTCAGCTCTGCCCCTAACTGGGTCGCTTCCGCTTCGGCTTCTTTGGCCCGACGCAGGAAGTCTTTCGCTTTCACGGCGTCGGGATTGGTACGTGCCATTTCACGCCAATCAGCGGCATCTTCCAACAACACAGAGCGTTTGTTGAGCTTGTCCTGACGTACGGCTTCATTGGCTTTTCGCTGCCGTTCGGCCAGATCCGCTTTGCGTTGGGCAATGCCTTCTTCGACGGCCGCTAGTTCGGCTTCCTCGTTGGCTACTTCCTGTACCAGCTGGTCGGCACTATCCAGCTCATTATCATCGGGTTTAGTGACCCGAAAGGTGTTTTGTTTGGGTTGCTCGCGGGCTACCATAGTGGTTGGTTTATCGTTTTTTTTCATGGAGGGAGGTGGTTAACGCAGGCGAAAAACGCCCTGGTATTGTGAATTGTCGGGAAGCTCGTTGGGGCCTTTGGCGGTGTAGCGATCGCTGTTTTTATATAGCGGATACTGATTCGCGTTCTCGGTCAGGTAGGTTTTTAGGGCACTCAGCGCGCTGGATGCGTCAGCATCAGCGTTGCGCTGAGCTTCGAGCAAGACCTTTGTATCGACCGCCTTCTGGTTATAAATGCCATCAAAATCAGAGAGAATGCGCAGACCGCCACCCGCCGTTTGCTGTACGTTCAGATGGTATAGGGCTTTGGCATAGGCGACGGAAGCGGTAGCCTGACCAACTGCTTCCATCAGGCGAATGTCGGTGGGTTGCAACGGGGTTGTGCCGACACGCTTGGCTTTCAGATCGTCGTACTGCTCCGAGCCGAGCAGGGGCTTGATGCTGGTTTTTTCGGCCTGATGCAGATACGGAACCAGCGATACAAACAGACGGTAACTGCCCGCCACTTGAGGCAAGTGCTCTGTCAATTCGGTTGCTGAAAAGATAAAGAGGGCACTCGACCGCTTGTAGGCGTCAGAAGTTAGCCAGGTTGGGTACTGTTTCCGGTTCTGGTACAGATAGATTAATGCCTGCTCCAGTGCTTTAGCCGCATTGTCAGCCGTTTCCCGTAGCCGTTTATCCAACACACCCATACGCACCGGTTCGGATTTGTCGGTTTTTTGCTCCTGCAAGCCGTTATCCCCATCATTGCCCAATGAATAGGGCAGGTACTTGAGATAGGTGTAAAAGGCCAGGGCGCGTTGGAGCCGGGTCACCAGTTCTTTGTTGGCCGGACTAAGCGTAGCCGACGCATTCGCCAGCAGCGTATTCAGTTCCGCTAGTAATTCGGGACCAATGGCCGTACGGATAAACTCATCTTCGGCCAGATGGATAAAGGGCTGAATAAAGGCCAGCGTTGTCGCCTGACTGATCGACCGGCCTAAATGCAGTTTCAACCCGTCGATGGTATTGATGATCATTTGCCCGTCTGTTTAGCGGTTTTTGTGTCGGGATCGGCAGTGGTACCCGATGAGGTGGTTTTCTTGCTGGAGCCTGACTTTTCGTTGTCAAGCGTTTCGAGCAGGATGTTTTTGAAGCCAAAAAACACGTCGCCGGGTAGGCCCAATTCGCGTTTGATGACGCGGTTCCAGTAGCTCTGGATGACCTGACGCTCGCGGGGGGTGCGGTAGAACTGCTGGTATTCGGCAGAAACGCGCAGTTCGGAACCCGATCCACCCAGCACCTTCCCGTCGGATACGCCCGCCAGTCCGGAAAGAATGCCGGACGCATTGGCGAAGGCCGTAACGGCAATGTTGTAGAGTTCCGAATACTCTTTGCCCGTTAGCGTAGTGGGTATGTTCTCGAACTCAATGTATGGCACCATTTTACCATCGACGCCCATAGCGCACTCGTCGAAGATCACTCGCCGTTTACCCTCTTTATTGAACAGAATCTCATCAACCTGCTTATAAAATTTGTCGCGAAACTTGTCCTTCGTCTCGTCGGTGTCCCCGCCAAACTTGTCGATGTAAGCTTCGGCCACCCGGCAAATTTTATTGGCGTTGTACTCGGTATCGAGTCCCGAATTATGAAAGCCGGGAATCCGGTTCGCCAAGCGAATCCATTCCTGAGCCGCCCACCAGATAGCAAAACCATAGTAGAACTGGCCTGACTGCTGCCGTTTCAACTGGTAGATGGTTTCGGGGGCAGTCTTAGTCCGTTCGTTATAAGCCGGGAGAACCACTACATTTTTTGGGTTACTCCAGTCGGGAGCCAGTAGCCATTTATCGACCTTCGCACCCGTTGCCATTACCGCCCGAACCGTCAGGCTGTCACGAGTCGAGAGAATTAGCTGACTCCCTTCCCGGCTGTGGTTCATAAAGACATTACCCGTCTCCACGAGGTAGGTCATCTGCCCGTTGGCGAGTTCTTCCAGGTCATTCAACTCGTCAAATGCCTTGGTTTTAGCGTCGCTGTAGGGCGTCATGACCAGGTCTTTCCCGTCCATGCTGTGCTTGAACCAGCCGCATCCGGAACCGAATAGAAAGTCTGCACGCGTCTGGACCAGGTTCATCACGTCGCCATTGGAGCGATACAGGTCAATCATCTCGTTAGGCAGCTTATTATTGCTGCCCCACGGATAGTAATTGTATGAGGTATTGCCAACGCGAACGGTGCGTTTCTGCGTCCCCTTGACCGAATTGGTATCCTGATTGCCTTCTTTAAAGCTGACCGCAGCCGAAGGCTGGCCACTGGTCAAAAAAGCAGCTGTGCCGAGTTTAGAAACGTCCATTAGAAGCGGTGGTCAATCGTTTTGCCGTTGAAGGAAAGGAGCAAGGGAATGTGCAGCTCGAACTTGTGGCCGTTCTTGTCGACCAGGTGTAGCTTTCCGGCCTGCCGGTTCTCGTGCTTAATGCTGGTGAGGTCTTTCTTGGGACCAATCGTTTCACCCGCCCGGCGACAAACGCTGGTTTTCGTGCCAAACGAACCGTCTTGTTTGCGGTAGGTCAGATCGAAGTACGGACTGTGGCCAGAGGTGCCACTCGCCCGATATTCTGCTAAGACCTGAGAGAGATAAATGCCGAACATGCCCCGTTTTTTTGATACAATGTTCGGGTTTGGGGCACTGGCAGAGTAGGACGAAACTTTTTGCTGGGTGTTTTTCCGGTTTTTCCGGTCTAGTCGGATGGGTCTAAATTCACTACCAACGAGTTAAGCCGAAAACGGGGCACCTTTTTTCCGGTTCACTCAAGACTGATCGCCCACGCTATAGCGAAACTGGCGATCGCCAAAACGAAAAAAATGAATATATGCCGGCCACTTTTGGACGCGTGGGCTCGACAGCGCGGGCGAGTTGGCGCTGTCGAGAACGAGAAAACGAAATTGAAAGATTGGATGAAGCCGAACGGCTGTTCGCGGTCAGCGGATCACAATGCCGCCACTGCGGGTTGTGCCACCAACGGCGACATACTTGCTGAACTTCTTGAATAGGATATAGTCGAAGCAGTCAGACAAGTGTGTTGCGAACTCTTGCGGCAACGCTTTGTTGTGTTCTGACTTCTTGATCTTCTCATACGTTGTGCCATCGACGGGCGCTGACTGAAGGGAGATCAACAGGGCTTTGCAGGCTGACTCGTTGATACGAATCTTAGGCAAGCGAACATTGCTCTCTTGCAGTAAGGCATTGATCACACGATAGCGAACCGAATAAGGCGGATAAGACGCTTGAACCTTATCGACGATCGTCCAGCCTTTAGCCTTGAGGGTATCACTAAAAATACCAAAGTAGGTCTTGTTACGACCGGCATCCTTTTTATGGGCACCATTATCGCCAAAGACGTAGAGGACTTTCTTGCGGTGGCCTGAATACTTCTCACCAAAGTCAGTGGCTAATTTCTCCACTAAGCTCTCGGTAGCGGTCTTTACCCATAGGCTGTCAAT of Spirosoma agri contains these proteins:
- a CDS encoding DUF6712 family protein, whose amino-acid sequence is MIINTIDGLKLHLGRSISQATTLAFIQPFIHLAEDEFIRTAIGPELLAELNTLLANASATLSPANKELVTRLQRALAFYTYLKYLPYSLGNDGDNGLQEQKTDKSEPVRMGVLDKRLRETADNAAKALEQALIYLYQNRKQYPTWLTSDAYKRSSALFIFSATELTEHLPQVAGSYRLFVSLVPYLHQAEKTSIKPLLGSEQYDDLKAKRVGTTPLQPTDIRLMEAVGQATASVAYAKALYHLNVQQTAGGGLRILSDFDGIYNQKAVDTKVLLEAQRNADADASSALSALKTYLTENANQYPLYKNSDRYTAKGPNELPDNSQYQGVFRLR
- a CDS encoding DUF5977 domain-containing protein, translating into MDALAPLTFLPLRFSRNPMAYTIDAVADSPNRAGLAYYLTLKKPKTYGSGDYDELITLPGREFPPRTELGATIYPGASFDVGVFIDDFLRSTAPVVGQTGIVTCGDMITPYLTRTWVEQDGVPVAGTDKTLALEYAIKGALSVEQFAGWRDQFFTTFLAQSRQFLTWQPSEKWVDTVQPEFLYYLVNFTPKPAELRLRIDIVYDDASTETITAQRMTTVSQYVVYGIPVGFVALGLPEREAATGRVVHAYSVWMANESNQRLSEVRTYYVNRDFDANVVYLLFRNSLGGYDTLRCTGQTSRTLAVSGTDGQRALDPSYLPTTAELFKKNRIAERTLTVATGLRDGDQLDYLTELVLSEDLFVVTQEGFVALSLPDSADTVLALRSDDEDLAGRVLTFRYAKNEVAYSNLPSPPTAPARPTRWLPTNPFCLIDSNGLRTGYLGAAKLELRYADDGSLVKPLRSKANVAGTEGYTPAVLSSACTTTPFVNSAVQQAGSYKRNNCGADQDATVALLTIPAGIYGAETAAQLQSRIDQALKVMDTQAYANQYGSCLANPAGYSYNVPVNHWHYRGNSPSRLGIETSGAPYMGNAWTMQGQGGSFIYPTGSNDLNFPSTDFNPDQWRLFTTGTAGASARLRLFRNGDLYLDKTFVFNPDGYEYHGLFTKTNGSSLTVASMDKLYVQLLDL
- a CDS encoding C40 family peptidase is translated as MLETASSQAHVKEKSNRNDHPQIDAYFKAIGWPHPERVAASAKPWCGAFVGWVLKQCAIQTPKGSNLAAVAAYNAMKKLHLPAGSHAIPGDVVTYRTWSHVEFVTNWPLDPRIRVFYAVGGNTTAGNSIQGVYVNIPRPKNYVRHIVRLIPEV
- a CDS encoding glucosaminidase domain-containing protein; protein product: MAFAISAVETGYWYRPSEGHNLFGMKKNGRGFYESLSPTGYCLYRRKSSSLADYGAYEKQVIAKYNLQSRQAYVDHICRRFCPNPAYRGKLALAFQTLKALT